CCGCTGGGAAACACGCCCGTGCTCGAACTCGATGACGGCAGCTACCTGACGGAATCCCTCGCCATCATCGAGTATCTGGAGGAGTTGTATCCCGAGCCGCCGATGATCGGTGAGACCCCGCTCGAGCGAGCGGGGGTCCGACGCCTGGAACGGATCGCGGAACACGGCGTGCTCCATGCGGTCGCCCGGTACGTGCACGGAACGAAGTCTCCGCTTCCTGGCATCGAGGCCAACCCTGCCATCGCCAAAGCAGCCCTCGAATCCATGAACGCCCCGCTCGCCGTTCTCGACCGGGAGACCGGCGACCACCCCTTCATAGCGGGGAGTCGGCCAACCATCGCCGATTGCACCCTCTTTGCGGCCTTCGAGTTCGCAAAGTTCGCCAGCCTGGAAGTCGCTGACGTGGGTGCGGGCTTCCCCAACCTGAAGCGCTGGCACGCCGCGTTCTCGCAGCGCCCCAGCACCCAGGTTTCGTTCCCGAGCTAGCGAGCTGGAGAAAGTCAACCAGCGGGGACGGAGTTTACAATTGACTTGTTGCTGAGGGGGCAGTGCCCCCTCAGCAACAAGTCAA
This genomic interval from bacterium contains the following:
- a CDS encoding glutathione S-transferase family protein, which gives rise to MKIHDFPFAPNPRKLRAYLGEKGLEIPFVLVNLPNGEQKKPEFLAKNPLGNTPVLELDDGSYLTESLAIIEYLEELYPEPPMIGETPLERAGVRRLERIAEHGVLHAVARYVHGTKSPLPGIEANPAIAKAALESMNAPLAVLDRETGDHPFIAGSRPTIADCTLFAAFEFAKFASLEVADVGAGFPNLKRWHAAFSQRPSTQVSFPS